The following coding sequences are from one Prochlorococcus marinus CUG1438 window:
- the ftsY gene encoding signal recognition particle-docking protein FtsY: MTNADSNNSKEWAEQAYALLKKRQEEKKQELQKQEEKKQELQKQEEKKQELQKQEEKKQELQKQEEKKQELQKQESIDSSSTEKITRSPETINQAQLGEFDDNFTWSAMVLAAQGKKVNQITIDEIDWLTKLRKGLEETRKGFVTELLDKLGDDPLTAESLDDLETLLIRADVGIDSTDKVIGSLRKKLNEEVVGGEAGIKFLKKELKLIIDKPIKNSGTDLLVPQKGKLNVWLLVGVNGVGKTTTLGKLAYLSSRSNYKTLIAAADTFRAAAVEQLKIWGERSNVDVISNQSKNADPAAVVFDAINSAKTRNVDLLLVDTAGRLQTKNNLMDELTKIKKIIDKKVPDAIVESLLVLDASQGQNGLKQAKSFAKSANLSGAIITKLDGTSRGGVSLAVSEEVNLPIRFIGAGEGIKDLRPFNSYEFVEAMLADK, encoded by the coding sequence ATGACTAATGCTGATTCAAATAATTCTAAAGAGTGGGCCGAGCAAGCCTATGCACTTTTAAAAAAACGACAAGAAGAAAAAAAACAAGAATTACAGAAGCAAGAAGAAAAAAAACAAGAATTACAGAAGCAAGAAGAAAAAAAACAAGAATTACAGAAGCAAGAAGAAAAAAAACAAGAATTACAGAAGCAAGAAGAAAAAAAACAAGAATTACAGAAGCAAGAATCAATTGATAGTTCTAGTACAGAAAAAATTACTAGATCACCTGAAACCATTAATCAAGCTCAATTGGGAGAATTTGATGATAATTTCACTTGGTCAGCAATGGTATTAGCGGCTCAAGGAAAAAAAGTAAATCAAATTACCATAGATGAAATTGATTGGTTAACTAAATTAAGGAAAGGTTTAGAAGAAACACGAAAAGGATTTGTCACTGAATTGTTGGATAAATTGGGAGATGATCCTCTTACTGCTGAATCTCTTGATGATTTGGAGACCTTATTAATAAGAGCAGATGTTGGTATTGATTCAACTGATAAAGTTATTGGTTCTCTTAGAAAAAAATTAAACGAAGAAGTTGTAGGTGGGGAAGCAGGAATAAAATTTTTAAAGAAAGAATTAAAATTAATTATTGATAAACCAATAAAAAATTCAGGTACTGATCTTTTAGTTCCTCAAAAAGGTAAGTTAAATGTGTGGTTATTGGTAGGAGTTAATGGAGTTGGTAAAACTACTACATTAGGAAAATTAGCATATTTGTCATCAAGAAGTAACTATAAAACTTTGATAGCTGCCGCAGATACTTTTAGAGCTGCTGCAGTAGAGCAACTAAAAATATGGGGTGAGAGAAGTAATGTTGATGTTATATCTAATCAATCAAAAAATGCTGATCCGGCTGCCGTAGTCTTTGATGCAATTAATTCTGCAAAAACAAGAAACGTTGATTTATTGTTAGTTGATACAGCAGGTAGACTGCAAACAAAAAATAATTTGATGGATGAACTAACAAAAATAAAAAAAATAATTGATAAGAAGGTTCCAGATGCTATTGTTGAATCATTACTTGTATTAGATGCGAGTCAAGGTCAAAATGGCTTAAAACAAGCTAAAAGTTTTGCTAAATCAGCAAATTTAAGTGGAGCAATTATTACAAAATTAGATGGTACTTCAAGAGGTGGTGTTTCTTTAGCTGTATCTGAAGAAGTTAATTTACCTATAAGATTTATTGGAGCCGGAGAGGGAATTAAAGACTTGAGACCTTTTAATAGTTATGAATTTGTGGAGGCTATGCTTGCAGATAAATAA
- the purF gene encoding amidophosphoribosyltransferase: MCGIVGIVSSDDVNQQIYDSLLLLQHRGQDSTGIATMEDTIFHIHKAKGQVNSAYRTRDMRNLIGKIGLGHVRYATKGSAESVEEAQPFYVNAPYGIVLVHNGNLTNTRDLEKQLFNIDKRHTNSSSDTEMLLNVFATELQEQIHNQELEPDIIFDAVKSLHKRIQGSYASIALISGHGLLAFRDPFGIRPLVIGKRLSSMSNKEEWMVASESLVLENNDYQVVRDVDPGEAIFINFNGEFFSKQCSDNPILCPCAFEYVYLARPDSIMNGVSVYKARLKMGDYLSETIKHTINAGDVDVVMPIPDSSRPAAMQVARQLGIEYREGFFKNRYVGRTFIMPGQQQRKKSVRQKLNAMSAEFKNKNVLIVDDSIVRGTTSKEIVQMAKDAGANKVFFTSAAPPVRFPHVYGINMPNRDELIAHDRTITEIASQLNIDNLVYQSVENLRKSIISNSSIEDLEMSCFTGSYITGTVNQEYLNWVENEYKS; the protein is encoded by the coding sequence ATGTGTGGAATAGTTGGAATCGTTTCTTCTGATGACGTAAATCAACAAATTTACGATAGTCTTTTGCTCCTACAGCACAGAGGTCAGGACTCCACAGGTATAGCAACAATGGAAGATACTATTTTCCATATACATAAGGCTAAAGGTCAAGTTAATTCTGCTTATAGAACTAGAGATATGAGGAACTTAATCGGAAAAATTGGACTGGGCCATGTTAGGTATGCAACAAAAGGATCAGCAGAAAGTGTAGAGGAAGCTCAGCCTTTTTACGTTAATGCTCCTTATGGAATTGTTTTGGTACATAATGGCAACCTGACTAATACTAGAGATTTAGAAAAACAATTATTTAATATCGATAAAAGGCATACAAATTCTTCAAGTGATACTGAGATGCTATTAAATGTGTTCGCGACAGAATTGCAGGAACAAATTCATAATCAGGAATTAGAGCCTGATATTATTTTTGATGCTGTTAAATCTTTACATAAAAGAATTCAGGGATCATATGCTTCAATCGCACTTATTTCAGGACATGGTTTATTAGCCTTCAGGGATCCATTTGGTATAAGACCTTTAGTAATTGGCAAAAGACTATCATCTATGTCAAATAAAGAAGAGTGGATGGTTGCTAGTGAATCTTTAGTTCTTGAGAATAATGATTATCAAGTAGTAAGAGATGTAGATCCTGGAGAAGCTATTTTTATAAACTTCAATGGCGAGTTTTTTTCTAAGCAATGTTCAGATAATCCAATTTTATGTCCTTGTGCTTTTGAATATGTTTACTTAGCTAGGCCAGATTCAATTATGAATGGAGTTTCTGTTTATAAAGCTCGTTTAAAAATGGGTGATTATTTGTCTGAAACTATAAAGCATACAATAAATGCTGGAGATGTTGATGTTGTAATGCCTATTCCTGATTCTTCTCGACCTGCGGCTATGCAAGTTGCACGACAGTTAGGTATAGAATATAGAGAAGGATTTTTTAAAAATAGATATGTTGGTAGAACGTTTATAATGCCTGGTCAGCAGCAACGTAAGAAATCTGTAAGACAAAAATTAAATGCTATGAGTGCAGAATTTAAAAATAAAAATGTATTAATTGTTGATGACTCGATAGTCAGAGGTACAACTTCAAAAGAAATTGTTCAGATGGCTAAAGACGCAGGAGCGAATAAAGTCTTTTTTACATCCGCCGCTCCTCCTGTACGTTTTCCCCATGTTTATGGAATTAATATGCCCAATAGAGATGAATTAATAGCTCATGATAGGACAATAACCGAAATTGCTAGTCAACTTAATATTGATAACCTTGTTTATCAAAGTGTTGAAAATTTACGGAAATCTATAATAAGTAATTCTAGTATTGAAGATTTGGAGATGAGTTGCTTTACTGGTTCTTATATAACAGGAACAGTAAATCAAGAGTACTTAAATTGGGTTGAAAACGAATATAAATCTTAG
- the nusB gene encoding transcription antitermination protein NusB has protein sequence MHNNKSLSRELSLISLGLIKDKGDFKLNKFQIDEIFESALDSLIHHCRDELDNCESELENASQKILESELHEGIDSSFSNVRDELKKSLKKIETVMNTLSVTLDFPKLIVSSGRIDIREDVNQRIINIINNLTIIDSDIDKAMDGWRLKRLPRIDRDILRLAYVDINFLSTPVSVACDEAVNLANKYSDMQGRKFINGVLRRLQTVKSQ, from the coding sequence ATGCATAATAATAAATCTTTGTCTAGAGAATTATCTTTAATTTCTCTAGGTCTAATAAAAGATAAAGGCGATTTTAAATTAAATAAATTTCAAATAGATGAAATTTTTGAATCTGCTTTAGATTCCTTAATACATCATTGCAGAGATGAATTAGATAATTGTGAATCAGAGTTAGAAAACGCATCGCAAAAAATATTAGAAAGTGAATTGCATGAAGGAATCGATTCCTCTTTTTCAAATGTTAGAGATGAGTTAAAAAAGTCTTTAAAAAAAATTGAAACTGTTATGAATACGCTTTCAGTAACATTAGATTTTCCAAAATTAATAGTTTCTAGTGGACGAATTGATATTAGAGAGGATGTGAATCAAAGAATAATTAATATTATCAATAATCTCACAATCATTGATTCTGATATTGATAAAGCAATGGATGGGTGGAGATTAAAAAGATTACCAAGAATTGATCGAGATATTCTGCGTTTAGCATACGTGGATATTAATTTTCTCAGTACACCTGTTTCTGTTGCTTGTGACGAGGCTGTAAATTTAGCTAATAAATATAGTGATATGCAAGGAAGAAAATTTATTAATGGAGTTCTAAGGAGATTACAAACAGTTAAATCGCAATGA
- a CDS encoding DNA topoisomerase 4 subunit A, whose amino-acid sequence MDKKNFTSISLHKEMKRSYLEYAMSVIVGRALPDARDGLKPVQRRILFAMYELGLTPDKPFRKCARVVGDVLGKYHPHGDQAVYDALVRLVQDFSTKYPTLDGHGNFGSVDNDPPAAMRYTETRLAPIAHTGFLEEIGSDTVSFSNNFDGSQKEPDVLPAQLPFLLLNGSSGIAVGMATNIPPHNLGEVVDGLIALTKNKEISNKKLSNIIKGPDFPTGGELLYSRAIEELYETGKGSITIRGVINTEEINLGKGKHKKNALIITELPYQISKAGWIEKLAELVNTNKINGISDIRDESDREGMRIVIELKKDSNAELVISNLYKKTTLQTNFGAIFLTLIEGKPVQLSLKEYLNYFLKFREETIRKRTNYILKNTIERLEILEGLSKATKDIKKVIEIIENSENTSEAKSKLIDYFFLSEKQANSVLDMPLKKLTTLEKNQIDNDIKKLKDERNYFQKLLDERELLLKLLIEELLILKKKYNVKRKTKLLKNIDQNEELETINNQILKDFITKKTKLYIDNRLYLRKMILSNYKKSFEDVNKIIDNKNIQKFVCNIDKNLKIIGITSTGKVFHIDWESNINNDFKLDNKAFGNINPNQIINFHLIKKGIKNYICILNSDGRFKKVLFDEDMSKSNRSFAITKLKNNLKTIDSFIYDDEKKNLVILTSIGRIFNFNLSNKFINPTTKQSQGLMLVKLLPSEKIVSCCTYQNGENIYLVSRLGGIFCINSDEIYFASEYSLGYLNERTHLKNDYFLKIMPSKHYLDIETNKDRSVRLELDKLNFKSNKTSFLIDYLKLDKGEYLENCFRLESLLD is encoded by the coding sequence ATGGATAAGAAAAATTTTACTTCTATCTCTCTCCATAAAGAAATGAAACGTTCTTATCTGGAGTATGCAATGAGTGTAATAGTTGGTCGTGCCCTTCCTGATGCAAGAGACGGCCTTAAACCTGTCCAGAGAAGAATACTATTCGCGATGTACGAATTAGGCTTGACACCTGATAAACCCTTTAGGAAGTGTGCAAGAGTTGTCGGTGATGTACTTGGAAAATACCATCCTCATGGAGATCAAGCAGTATATGATGCATTAGTTAGGTTAGTGCAAGATTTTTCGACCAAATATCCTACTCTTGACGGCCATGGCAATTTTGGATCTGTAGATAATGATCCACCGGCAGCAATGAGATATACGGAAACCAGATTGGCACCGATAGCTCACACAGGATTCCTTGAAGAAATAGGATCAGACACTGTTAGTTTCTCAAATAACTTTGATGGTTCTCAAAAAGAGCCAGATGTTCTTCCCGCCCAACTTCCATTCTTATTATTGAACGGATCGTCAGGAATTGCAGTAGGAATGGCAACAAATATACCACCACACAATTTGGGGGAAGTAGTTGATGGTTTAATTGCGCTCACAAAAAATAAAGAGATAAGTAATAAAAAACTTTCTAATATTATTAAAGGACCTGATTTTCCTACCGGTGGAGAATTATTATATAGTCGAGCTATTGAAGAACTTTATGAAACAGGAAAGGGTTCAATAACAATAAGAGGAGTTATTAATACAGAAGAAATAAACTTAGGTAAAGGTAAACATAAAAAGAATGCCTTAATTATTACTGAACTGCCATATCAAATTAGCAAAGCAGGATGGATTGAAAAACTAGCAGAACTTGTTAATACTAATAAAATCAATGGAATTTCTGATATTCGAGATGAAAGCGATAGAGAAGGAATGAGAATTGTAATAGAGTTAAAAAAAGATTCGAATGCTGAACTCGTTATCTCTAATTTATATAAAAAAACAACTCTTCAAACAAATTTTGGCGCGATATTTTTGACCTTAATTGAAGGGAAGCCAGTCCAACTAAGCCTAAAAGAATATTTAAACTATTTTCTTAAATTTAGAGAAGAAACGATTAGAAAAAGGACTAATTATATTCTAAAAAATACTATTGAAAGACTTGAGATTTTGGAGGGATTATCTAAAGCAACAAAAGATATAAAAAAAGTTATTGAAATTATTGAAAATTCAGAAAACACTTCAGAAGCTAAATCAAAGTTAATTGATTATTTTTTCTTAAGTGAAAAACAAGCAAACTCAGTTTTAGATATGCCTCTAAAAAAATTAACAACTCTGGAAAAAAATCAAATAGATAATGATATTAAAAAATTAAAGGATGAAAGGAATTATTTTCAAAAATTACTAGACGAGAGAGAATTGTTACTCAAATTACTAATAGAAGAATTATTAATATTAAAGAAAAAATATAATGTTAAAAGAAAAACAAAACTTCTTAAGAATATAGATCAAAATGAAGAATTAGAAACAATTAATAATCAAATATTAAAAGACTTTATCACTAAAAAAACAAAATTATACATTGATAATAGACTTTATTTAAGAAAGATGATTTTGAGTAACTATAAGAAATCTTTTGAAGATGTAAATAAAATTATAGATAATAAAAATATTCAAAAATTTGTTTGTAATATAGATAAAAATTTAAAAATAATTGGAATAACTTCTACTGGAAAAGTTTTTCATATTGATTGGGAATCTAATATTAACAATGACTTTAAATTAGATAACAAAGCCTTTGGAAATATTAATCCAAATCAAATAATTAACTTTCATTTAATTAAAAAAGGAATTAAAAACTATATTTGTATTTTAAATTCAGACGGAAGATTTAAAAAAGTTTTATTTGATGAAGATATGAGTAAAAGTAATAGATCTTTTGCAATAACAAAATTAAAAAATAATTTAAAAACAATTGATTCATTTATATATGATGATGAGAAAAAAAATTTAGTAATTTTAACCTCAATTGGTAGAATTTTTAATTTTAATTTATCTAATAAATTTATAAATCCAACTACAAAACAATCTCAAGGATTAATGCTTGTTAAACTTTTGCCATCAGAAAAGATTGTATCTTGTTGTACATATCAAAATGGAGAAAATATTTATTTAGTCTCTAGGCTAGGAGGAATTTTTTGTATAAATAGTGATGAAATTTATTTTGCAAGTGAATATAGTTTGGGTTATTTAAATGAAAGAACACATCTTAAAAACGACTACTTTCTAAAAATCATGCCGAGCAAGCATTACCTTGATATTGAAACAAATAAAGATAGATCTGTTAGGTTGGAATTGGATAAATTAAATTTCAAGTCTAATAAAACAAGTTTTTTAATTGACTATTTAAAGTTAGACAAAGGCGAATATCTTGAGAATTGTTTTCGACTAGAAAGCTTACTTGACTAA
- a CDS encoding DUF502 domain-containing protein, producing MVESNQNQDSNLGSRLQQDLKNDLIAGLLVVIPLATTIWLSSLVSKFVLTLVTSVPKQLNPFITLNPLLQDLINLTLGLTVPLLAILLIGLMARNFVGRWLLEFGEGTLSKIPVAGAVYKTLKQLLETFLSNKSNRFRRVVLVEYPREGLYSVGFVTGDVGPSLQPDLEEKLLSIFIPTAPNPTTGWYTLVPESSVRDLDISVEDAFRTIISAGIVNPDEKNNTTNPTFSKLFSQLRASTNTSS from the coding sequence TTGGTTGAATCTAATCAAAATCAAGATTCGAACCTAGGATCTAGGCTTCAACAGGATCTAAAAAATGACCTTATAGCTGGATTATTGGTTGTAATACCTTTAGCAACAACTATCTGGTTGTCATCATTAGTTAGTAAATTTGTTTTAACGTTAGTTACTTCTGTTCCTAAGCAGTTAAATCCTTTCATTACTTTAAATCCATTATTACAAGATTTAATTAATCTTACTTTGGGTCTAACTGTCCCCTTATTAGCTATCTTGCTTATAGGATTAATGGCTAGAAATTTTGTAGGAAGATGGTTGTTAGAATTTGGTGAAGGCACATTATCAAAAATTCCAGTTGCAGGGGCAGTTTATAAAACTCTTAAACAATTGCTTGAAACATTCTTAAGTAATAAATCTAATCGATTTAGAAGAGTTGTTTTAGTTGAATATCCTCGAGAGGGACTATATAGCGTTGGTTTTGTCACTGGTGATGTAGGCCCCTCTTTGCAACCAGATTTGGAAGAAAAATTGCTAAGTATTTTTATTCCTACTGCACCTAATCCAACTACAGGCTGGTATACATTAGTTCCAGAGTCTTCCGTAAGGGATTTGGATATTTCTGTTGAAGATGCTTTTAGAACAATAATTTCTGCAGGAATAGTTAATCCAGATGAGAAAAATAATACTACTAATCCTACATTTTCAAAATTATTTTCTCAATTACGTGCGTCCACTAATACTTCTTCTTAA
- the purL gene encoding phosphoribosylformylglycinamidine synthase subunit PurL, with protein sequence MINLDNNDLYDLNKALKIENLTINDYEEICKRLKRKPNRTELGMFGVMWSEHCCYRNSKPLLSKFPTQGKNVLVGPGENAGVIDVGNNQKLVFKIESHNHPSAIEPFQGAATGVGGILRDIFTMGARPIAVLNSLRFGNLNKSSNVDLLRGVVSGIAHYGNCVGVPTVGGEIEFDDSYSGNPLVNVMALGLLETEEIVCSGAKHVGSPVLYVGNTTGRDGVGGASFASSELTTSSLDDRPAVQVGDPFLEKSLIEACLDAFKTGDVIAAQDMGAAGLTCSSAEMASNGDLGISIDLDLVPSREDNMSSYQYLLSESQERMLFVVKEEKVDNLIEKFNKWGLYAKVIGEVIETNEVIISHKSKIVAQIPTSALSDDTPVNFHNVISTPPEYLLKKWEWKENNLPEIKEQRIFSLKDNKSFSYSEIILKLLANPSIASKRWIYEQYDSQVQSNTVFKPGKADAAVIRLREQNEKNKNKVFSGVAASVDCNSRWVSLDPFRGAIAAVAESSRNVSCVGAQPVAITNNLNFSSPENEIGYWQLYSSCNAITEACKALETPVTGGNVSLYNESKNKDNEVTPISPTPVIGMVGKIDNVEKAISSEWKNINDQIWLIGSYKSETTISASSYLEYIHGEITGRPPKIDLCDEKFCQSFLREAIFKSFVVSSHDISDGGLAIALAECSIMSSKGVTVELDEDFNRNDKLLFAEGGSRIIFSIDKMKEKEWLNYLKRNQVNSQSSVFVKKIGYVSGETLNIKIQNKNICNIGVEELAEKFNNGISSFFKK encoded by the coding sequence ATGATAAATCTAGACAATAATGATCTTTATGATCTTAATAAAGCACTCAAGATTGAAAATTTAACAATTAACGATTACGAAGAAATTTGTAAGAGATTAAAGAGAAAACCCAATAGAACTGAACTAGGAATGTTTGGAGTTATGTGGTCTGAACACTGTTGCTATAGAAATTCAAAACCTTTACTATCTAAGTTTCCTACTCAAGGAAAAAATGTTTTAGTTGGTCCAGGAGAAAATGCAGGAGTTATCGATGTTGGGAATAATCAAAAACTAGTTTTTAAAATAGAAAGTCATAATCATCCTTCAGCAATTGAACCTTTTCAAGGGGCGGCAACAGGTGTAGGAGGAATATTAAGAGATATTTTTACAATGGGAGCTCGTCCAATTGCTGTCTTGAATTCGTTAAGATTTGGAAATCTTAATAAATCATCAAATGTTGATTTGCTTCGAGGAGTCGTATCAGGTATCGCGCATTATGGTAATTGTGTAGGCGTGCCAACTGTTGGAGGTGAAATTGAGTTTGATGATAGTTATTCTGGAAATCCTCTAGTTAATGTTATGGCTTTAGGGCTTCTAGAGACTGAGGAAATTGTTTGTTCTGGAGCTAAACATGTTGGATCACCAGTACTATATGTTGGAAATACTACTGGTAGAGATGGAGTTGGCGGCGCTAGTTTCGCAAGTTCAGAATTAACTACTTCTTCATTAGATGATAGACCTGCTGTTCAAGTGGGTGATCCATTTCTTGAGAAAAGTCTTATTGAAGCTTGTCTAGATGCTTTTAAGACAGGAGATGTCATTGCAGCTCAAGATATGGGTGCAGCAGGTTTAACTTGCAGTAGTGCAGAAATGGCTTCAAATGGTGACTTAGGTATTTCTATTGATTTAGATTTGGTTCCCTCCAGGGAAGATAACATGTCTTCATATCAATATTTATTATCGGAATCACAGGAGAGAATGTTATTTGTCGTAAAAGAAGAAAAAGTAGATAACCTTATTGAAAAATTTAATAAATGGGGATTATATGCCAAAGTAATTGGTGAAGTGATTGAAACTAATGAGGTAATTATCTCGCATAAAAGTAAAATTGTTGCTCAAATTCCTACTTCTGCTTTATCAGATGATACTCCTGTTAATTTTCATAATGTTATTAGCACCCCGCCTGAGTATTTATTAAAGAAATGGGAATGGAAAGAAAATAATTTACCAGAAATTAAAGAGCAAAGAATATTTTCATTAAAGGATAATAAAAGTTTTTCTTATTCAGAAATTATCTTAAAACTTCTTGCTAATCCATCAATAGCATCTAAACGATGGATTTATGAACAATATGATTCTCAAGTGCAGTCAAATACAGTTTTTAAACCTGGAAAAGCAGATGCAGCTGTAATAAGACTAAGAGAACAAAATGAAAAAAACAAAAATAAAGTATTTTCTGGGGTTGCAGCTTCAGTTGACTGTAACAGCAGATGGGTTTCTCTTGATCCTTTCAGAGGAGCTATTGCTGCAGTTGCTGAATCTTCAAGAAACGTTAGTTGTGTTGGGGCCCAACCAGTAGCAATTACAAATAACTTGAATTTTTCTTCTCCTGAAAATGAAATAGGATATTGGCAACTTTATTCTTCATGTAATGCGATTACTGAAGCTTGTAAAGCTTTAGAAACTCCTGTAACTGGAGGAAATGTTTCTTTATATAATGAATCAAAAAATAAAGATAATGAAGTTACTCCTATTAGTCCTACTCCAGTCATTGGAATGGTTGGAAAAATTGATAATGTTGAAAAAGCAATAAGTAGTGAATGGAAAAATATTAATGACCAAATCTGGTTAATTGGTTCTTACAAATCAGAGACAACAATTTCAGCCAGTTCTTATTTGGAATATATTCATGGAGAAATCACAGGTCGGCCTCCCAAAATAGATTTGTGTGATGAAAAGTTTTGCCAGAGTTTTTTAAGAGAGGCGATTTTTAAAAGTTTTGTAGTTTCTTCGCATGATATTAGTGATGGGGGTTTAGCAATAGCTTTAGCGGAGTGTTCTATCATGTCATCAAAAGGCGTAACTGTAGAATTAGACGAGGATTTTAATAGAAATGATAAATTGTTGTTCGCAGAAGGCGGTTCAAGAATTATCTTTTCAATAGATAAAATGAAAGAAAAAGAATGGCTTAATTATCTAAAAAGAAATCAAGTAAATTCTCAATCAAGCGTATTTGTTAAAAAAATAGGGTATGTTTCTGGTGAAACACTTAATATAAAAATTCAAAATAAAAATATATGCAATATTGGGGTTGAGGAATTAGCCGAAAAATTTAATAATGGTATTTCAAGTTTCTTTAAAAAATGA
- a CDS encoding tetratricopeptide repeat protein, with protein sequence MYFNNFLKKIICISLIGFYFFKVNQVQSVVPYYYLPTIKNLEKDSLSIGTNAYQLLYLGQIEQSLGLARLAVQINKKDEKLWLILSEAEVANKLYKNALLSLNKAQELNSKNSEIYFAISNIYLKITHLQKAKTALEKGLKLEPNNQNAIFQLGNILLMEKNYSEAIKVFDKAIKIKPDFWQAMNNKALAYFEKNNINLSIKFFEQAISIEENAEPLLGLASCLKTEDITKALELAKKALSKNHNYVNYDYRKEQLWGEKLQKATEILLENDQLQVDKMLAKSKINASS encoded by the coding sequence ATGTATTTCAATAATTTTTTAAAAAAGATAATATGCATTTCTCTAATCGGTTTTTACTTTTTTAAGGTAAATCAAGTGCAATCAGTAGTCCCGTATTATTACTTACCAACAATAAAAAATTTAGAAAAGGATAGCTTGTCTATTGGTACAAATGCATATCAACTTTTATATCTTGGACAAATTGAACAGAGTCTTGGTTTGGCAAGATTAGCAGTGCAAATTAATAAAAAAGATGAAAAACTATGGTTAATTTTATCTGAAGCAGAAGTGGCTAATAAACTATATAAGAACGCATTATTATCTCTAAATAAAGCGCAAGAACTAAATTCAAAAAATAGCGAAATATACTTTGCAATAAGTAATATTTATCTCAAAATTACACATTTACAAAAAGCTAAAACTGCTTTAGAAAAGGGATTAAAACTTGAACCAAATAACCAAAATGCTATTTTTCAATTAGGAAATATCTTATTGATGGAAAAAAATTACTCAGAAGCGATCAAGGTATTTGATAAAGCCATAAAAATTAAACCTGATTTCTGGCAAGCAATGAATAATAAAGCCTTAGCTTATTTTGAGAAAAACAATATTAATTTATCCATAAAATTTTTTGAACAAGCAATCTCAATTGAAGAAAATGCTGAACCATTACTAGGACTTGCTTCTTGTTTAAAAACTGAAGATATTACAAAGGCACTTGAACTAGCAAAAAAAGCTTTATCTAAAAATCATAATTACGTTAACTATGATTATAGAAAAGAACAATTATGGGGAGAAAAATTACAAAAAGCTACAGAAATCCTACTTGAAAATGATCAGCTTCAAGTAGATAAAATGTTGGCAAAATCTAAAATAAATGCTTCTTCTTAA
- the queG gene encoding tRNA epoxyqueuosine(34) reductase QueG, with amino-acid sequence MINTLKNKKEISKKLKEKAINEGFTISRIASIPGSSRLKLRTNALDRWLSNNYHGEMKWMETEKRKDVGLLLDGAKSVLCVGFTYINSQNNNKDTTFKVGKFGQGEDYHKVISKKLKNIGKWISIAIPNCKWKICVDTSPLLEKAWAEESGLGWIGKNSNLISKKYGSWLSLGFMILTEDLIPDKPHQSLCGKCDKCIEHCPTKAIVEPFVIQSNLCIAYHTIENREKAFPKKIEKNLNGWVAGCDICQDVCPWNKSVPYNNTFETAPKEWIKNLTRDSVNWDDKTWKENLKGTTLKRIKPWMWRRNIKANLGNQ; translated from the coding sequence ATGATCAATACTCTTAAAAACAAAAAAGAAATAAGTAAAAAATTAAAAGAAAAAGCAATTAATGAAGGTTTTACAATATCTAGAATTGCATCTATACCAGGAAGTTCGCGATTAAAATTAAGAACTAATGCATTAGACAGATGGTTATCAAATAACTACCATGGTGAAATGAAATGGATGGAAACAGAAAAAAGGAAAGATGTTGGCTTACTGCTTGATGGAGCAAAGAGTGTTCTATGTGTTGGATTTACATATATTAATTCACAAAACAATAACAAAGACACAACATTCAAAGTAGGCAAGTTTGGTCAAGGCGAAGATTACCATAAAGTAATTTCCAAAAAATTAAAAAATATTGGTAAATGGATTAGTATTGCAATTCCTAATTGCAAATGGAAAATATGTGTTGATACATCTCCGCTACTTGAAAAAGCATGGGCTGAAGAATCAGGTCTTGGGTGGATAGGTAAAAATAGCAATTTAATAAGCAAAAAATATGGCTCTTGGCTTTCTTTAGGTTTTATGATCCTTACAGAAGATTTAATACCAGATAAACCTCATCAATCACTTTGCGGAAAATGTGATAAGTGTATCGAACATTGTCCGACAAAAGCAATAGTAGAACCATTCGTAATACAATCAAACCTATGCATTGCGTATCACACTATAGAGAATAGAGAAAAAGCTTTTCCAAAGAAAATAGAAAAAAATTTAAATGGATGGGTTGCAGGATGTGATATCTGTCAAGATGTTTGCCCTTGGAATAAATCAGTGCCCTATAACAATACTTTTGAAACTGCTCCAAAAGAATGGATTAAAAATCTTACAAGAGATTCTGTAAATTGGGATGATAAAACGTGGAAAGAAAATCTTAAAGGAACCACACTAAAAAGAATCAAACCATGGATGTGGAGAAGAAATATAAAAGCAAATTTAGGAAATCAATAA